One genomic window of Methanosalsum zhilinae DSM 4017 includes the following:
- a CDS encoding replication factor C large subunit produces MTHIGEWAEKYRPGSLSEIVGNKKAVENLQEWAQKWTYTIPEKRAVILAGRAGIGKTSAAHALANDFGWEIIELNASDKRTADAVERVAGSASKMHSLDGSTSRRLIILDEADNLHGSSDRGGTRAIGNIIKRTKQPIVLIANDLYGISSTVRSNSLEIKFNSIQSRSMVPALKKICREEGIMCGVGVLEKIAENADGDLRSAVNDLQAVSMGRDEIYIEDIATSQRDTQGSIFKVLPKIFKGTDPKKAYEATYSLDESPEDLVHWIDENLLYQYSGKEGIVNEDIKNGYGYLARADLYLGRVKKRQNYRLWRYAGMLMTGGIAISRTQQKGGFVRYQPPSLWRRLGQLKAKRNLRDNLSVKIAAHCHESTRYSRSNLIPVYRQLLKDDNYSVDSAVNLDLSVDEILYLTGGRTVTKKIQKIHELAQDRIRETISHDIEFYTSPRKGSASANKGLEEFAASSDPGSSSSTIDSNDATDGNDNNRPESEKSKGSSEKKGKPQRTLFDF; encoded by the coding sequence ATGACGCATATAGGTGAATGGGCTGAGAAGTACCGTCCTGGATCCCTTTCTGAAATAGTGGGAAATAAGAAGGCAGTTGAAAATCTGCAAGAATGGGCTCAAAAATGGACATACACAATTCCTGAAAAACGTGCCGTTATACTTGCTGGAAGGGCAGGTATTGGTAAAACATCTGCAGCACACGCACTTGCAAATGATTTTGGCTGGGAAATAATAGAACTTAATGCAAGTGACAAGAGAACGGCAGATGCTGTTGAAAGAGTTGCAGGTTCTGCTTCAAAAATGCATTCTCTGGATGGAAGTACATCCCGCAGACTGATAATTCTGGATGAAGCAGATAATCTGCATGGCAGCAGTGACAGAGGGGGTACACGCGCCATAGGGAATATCATTAAAAGAACAAAGCAGCCAATAGTCCTGATTGCAAATGACCTTTACGGAATATCTTCTACTGTTCGCTCCAATTCTCTGGAAATAAAGTTCAATTCTATTCAGAGCAGGTCAATGGTTCCAGCACTTAAGAAGATCTGTCGTGAAGAAGGTATTATGTGTGGTGTAGGAGTACTTGAGAAAATCGCAGAAAATGCAGATGGTGACCTTAGAAGTGCAGTAAATGATCTCCAGGCAGTTTCAATGGGTAGAGATGAAATATATATTGAAGATATAGCTACTTCCCAGAGAGATACTCAGGGGTCTATATTCAAAGTGCTTCCAAAGATCTTCAAAGGCACTGATCCAAAAAAAGCATATGAGGCAACATATAGCCTTGATGAAAGTCCTGAAGACCTGGTACACTGGATAGATGAAAACCTGCTTTATCAGTATTCAGGAAAGGAAGGAATTGTCAATGAAGACATAAAGAACGGGTATGGTTACCTGGCGCGGGCTGATCTATATCTTGGTCGTGTAAAGAAAAGGCAGAATTATCGTTTGTGGAGATATGCAGGTATGCTCATGACCGGTGGAATTGCTATATCCCGGACCCAGCAAAAAGGAGGTTTTGTGAGATACCAGCCCCCTTCTTTATGGCGAAGGCTTGGTCAGCTAAAGGCAAAAAGGAATCTTCGTGATAATCTATCTGTCAAAATTGCAGCGCATTGCCATGAGTCAACAAGATATTCCCGTTCCAATCTCATTCCTGTCTATCGCCAGCTTTTAAAAGATGATAATTACTCAGTTGACTCCGCGGTGAACCTGGACCTGAGCGTAGATGAGATCCTCTATCTCACAGGAGGACGAACCGTTACAAAAAAAATCCAGAAGATACACGAACTTGCACAGGATCGCATCAGAGAAACAATATCTCATGATATTGAATTTTATACTTCTCCAAGAAAAGGCTCAGCCAGTGCAAATAAGGGTCTCGAAGAGTTTGCCGCCAGCAGTGATCCAGGATCGTCTTCATCTACAATAGACAGTAATGATGCAACAGACGGGAATGATAATAATAGGCCGGAATCTGAAAAATCAAAAGGATCATCTGAAAAGAAAGGAAAACCTCAAAGAACATTATTTGACTTTTGA
- a CDS encoding 4Fe-4S dicluster domain-containing protein encodes MWGVSISSRLKIINQARCIGCYSCMMACARTYYKTVSIKNSAIVIRTSGGIENAFVCIVCRACTDPPCAEVCPRNALSKRKGGGVALNKELCDGCEKCMSACIIGAIHMDGEQKAIVCRHCGVCTGFCPHEVLEMIKVEDAGKQNSAASS; translated from the coding sequence ATGTGGGGTGTTAGTATATCTTCCAGACTAAAAATTATAAACCAGGCCCGATGTATCGGGTGCTATTCCTGTATGATGGCATGCGCCAGAACATACTACAAAACTGTATCTATTAAGAATAGTGCAATTGTCATAAGAACAAGTGGGGGGATAGAAAATGCCTTTGTATGTATTGTATGTCGTGCATGTACTGATCCTCCATGTGCTGAGGTATGTCCCAGAAATGCTCTTTCAAAAAGAAAAGGTGGAGGCGTTGCTCTTAATAAGGAATTATGTGATGGGTGTGAAAAATGTATGAGTGCATGTATAATCGGAGCAATACATATGGACGGGGAACAGAAAGCAATAGTGTGCAGGCATTGTGGAGTGTGCACAGGGTTCTGTCCTCATGAAGTGCTGGAAATGATAAAAGTTGAAGATGCGGGGAAACAGAATTCCGCTGCCTCTTCTTAA
- a CDS encoding tetrahydromethanopterin S-methyltransferase subunit A produces MEHVANDWPPAKGDYVIGSIDSRIAVVTLASSIEPTEKAAIWGTCKTENLGVEKVVINIISNSNIRYLLLCGGESRGHLSGKSLIALHNNGIDENGRIIGSDGAIPFIENIPENAIIRFQEQVDLIDYTGLTDKKEIYELVDVYSNKNEAYAEEPFVILTGKRKKSCIQHSSSADIILSDEFVIDAENGIICTSDQL; encoded by the coding sequence ATGGAGCATGTTGCAAATGACTGGCCACCTGCCAAAGGTGATTACGTAATCGGTTCAATTGATTCAAGGATTGCAGTTGTGACCCTTGCAAGTTCTATCGAGCCCACTGAAAAAGCTGCCATATGGGGAACCTGTAAGACAGAAAATCTTGGTGTTGAAAAGGTTGTAATAAACATAATTTCTAATTCAAATATCCGATACCTTCTCCTGTGTGGAGGGGAGTCTAGAGGACATCTATCTGGAAAATCCCTGATCGCCCTGCATAATAACGGAATTGACGAGAACGGGAGAATTATAGGGTCCGATGGTGCTATCCCTTTTATCGAAAATATCCCGGAAAATGCAATCATTAGATTTCAGGAGCAAGTAGACCTGATCGATTATACAGGATTGACAGACAAAAAAGAAATATATGAACTTGTGGACGTTTATTCTAACAAAAATGAAGCGTATGCTGAAGAACCATTCGTAATTTTAACCGGAAAAAGGAAGAAAAGCTGTATTCAACATTCATCTTCTGCAGACATTATACTGAGCGATGAATTTGTTATTGATGCAGAGAATGGAATCATCTGCACATCAGACCAATTATAA
- a CDS encoding aldehyde ferredoxin oxidoreductase family protein, producing MTDISDMSNVLYIDLTEKTFEKVSRKDLYRKYLGGTGVATALFFEEFKDGMDPLDPRAPVVFSIGPLSALFPSCSKVVSMFRSPLTNELGESHAGGRLALAMRFSGCDSIVIKGRAKKPVYISIHDDEVLFKDASSIWGLSSTTDVGKIIREVEPGAGRRSIIRIGIAGEKLVKYSNVNVDTYRHFGRLGLGAVFGSKNLKAIVISGNKEIEVSDKKAYNLTFKQIYEEIVKTDQMHKYHDLGTTENILPLNEIKGLPTKNFQHSSFEFSESISGELFAEKYLIKRVSCAVCPIGCVHIAMLKKRFSRLHEYEIKNISYDYEPVYSMGTILGVQSPEGILELIDKCEMYGLDVISTGVVLAWATEMFQLDRIPESEKGGLNLRWSDVDSYLQAIDLIVGGTTDFYSAMGKGINYAAKEYGGEDFAMQIGGLEVAGYHTGPANIAGLAVGVRHSHLDNAGYSIDQKSLKKRLGEEDIADLLIYEDNIRSIFNSLTICLFARSVYSPDTIKAALGSLGIHADEETLNSLGNDIVMKKYELKKRMGFDLKDLRFPERFFETVSSTGTVNRDSVEQIIRIYCLKRGI from the coding sequence ATGACTGATATTTCGGATATGTCAAATGTCCTCTACATTGATCTTACAGAAAAAACATTTGAAAAAGTAAGCCGAAAAGATCTCTACAGAAAATATCTTGGTGGTACTGGAGTAGCTACTGCTCTTTTTTTTGAAGAATTCAAAGATGGAATGGATCCACTGGACCCCCGGGCACCTGTAGTATTCAGTATAGGCCCTCTATCTGCATTGTTTCCAAGCTGTTCAAAAGTTGTCTCAATGTTTAGATCTCCTCTCACCAATGAACTGGGTGAATCACACGCAGGAGGACGTCTTGCTCTGGCAATGAGATTTTCAGGCTGTGACTCGATTGTAATAAAGGGTAGGGCCAAAAAGCCTGTTTATATTTCAATACATGATGATGAAGTATTGTTCAAAGATGCGTCTTCTATATGGGGTCTCTCATCAACTACAGATGTGGGGAAGATAATTCGCGAGGTTGAACCAGGAGCCGGGCGCAGGAGTATTATCCGCATAGGTATTGCAGGAGAGAAACTGGTTAAATATTCCAATGTCAATGTTGATACTTATAGGCATTTTGGTAGACTGGGTCTGGGAGCTGTTTTTGGATCAAAGAATCTTAAAGCTATTGTGATCTCCGGTAATAAGGAAATAGAGGTATCTGATAAAAAAGCCTATAACCTAACATTTAAGCAAATTTATGAAGAAATTGTAAAAACCGACCAGATGCATAAGTATCATGATCTGGGAACTACTGAAAATATTCTCCCTCTCAACGAAATCAAAGGGTTGCCAACAAAAAATTTCCAACATTCCAGTTTTGAATTCTCAGAATCAATATCTGGGGAATTGTTTGCAGAAAAATATCTTATAAAAAGAGTGTCCTGTGCAGTGTGTCCTATCGGATGTGTGCATATAGCTATGCTTAAGAAGAGATTTTCCAGGCTTCATGAGTATGAAATAAAGAATATTTCATATGACTATGAACCTGTGTATTCAATGGGTACTATCCTGGGAGTACAGTCTCCTGAAGGAATACTTGAACTGATAGATAAATGTGAAATGTACGGACTGGATGTCATCAGCACAGGAGTTGTACTGGCATGGGCTACGGAAATGTTTCAACTTGATCGAATACCTGAATCTGAAAAGGGCGGACTTAACCTAAGGTGGTCCGATGTTGATAGCTATCTGCAGGCTATTGATCTTATTGTAGGTGGAACTACTGATTTTTATTCAGCAATGGGGAAAGGTATAAATTATGCAGCTAAGGAATATGGTGGTGAAGATTTCGCTATGCAGATTGGTGGGTTGGAAGTTGCAGGTTATCATACAGGCCCTGCAAATATAGCAGGCCTTGCTGTAGGGGTCAGACACTCTCATCTGGATAATGCAGGATACAGCATTGATCAGAAATCTCTTAAGAAAAGGCTTGGTGAGGAGGATATAGCTGATCTGTTGATATATGAGGATAACATTCGCAGTATCTTCAATTCACTTACTATATGTCTGTTTGCACGTTCAGTATATTCCCCTGATACTATAAAGGCAGCATTGGGATCTCTGGGAATTCATGCTGATGAAGAAACTTTAAATTCTCTTGGTAATGATATTGTTATGAAAAAGTATGAACTAAAAAAAAGAATGGGCTTTGACCTTAAAGATCTTCGTTTTCCGGAAAGATTCTTTGAAACCGTATCATCTACCGGAACTGTTAACCGGGACAGTGTAGAGCAAATTATCCGGATATACTGTTTGAAGCGGGGAATCTGA
- the mtrH gene encoding tetrahydromethanopterin S-methyltransferase subunit H yields MFRFQKEQEICNIAGTKIGGQPGELPTVVAGTIFYTGHKIIEDPDKGIFDRNTAEKLINNQESNSDETGIPHIIHIFSNTLESMHKYIDFICDVSDAPFIVDSSEPEVRTDAALYTTETGLADRTIYNSLNMSTEASEIECLKLSDVDSSIILGFNAIDSSLSGRMRLLEDGGGILDKGLVEIANYCGISNKLIDPSITPMGSGAGIALRMSLTAKARWGHPVGSGIHNAPSSWSWLQNKRKEDPLKYKICDIGSIGMQIVSAGDFILYGPMENAPYVFPLVAMGDIMVCEAIEDMGIEHSDNHPINRLV; encoded by the coding sequence ATGTTCAGATTTCAGAAAGAACAGGAAATTTGTAATATTGCAGGAACAAAAATAGGAGGGCAGCCAGGCGAGCTACCTACAGTCGTTGCAGGAACCATATTTTATACAGGACATAAAATAATTGAGGATCCAGATAAGGGTATATTTGACAGAAATACTGCAGAAAAGTTGATAAATAACCAGGAATCAAATTCCGACGAAACCGGGATTCCTCACATAATACATATTTTTTCAAATACATTGGAAAGTATGCATAAATATATAGATTTTATATGTGATGTTTCAGATGCACCATTTATTGTTGACTCTTCAGAGCCGGAAGTTAGAACCGATGCTGCCCTATACACCACAGAGACCGGGCTGGCAGATAGGACAATATACAATTCATTAAATATGAGCACTGAAGCCAGTGAAATCGAATGTTTGAAACTGTCAGATGTTGACAGTTCTATAATACTTGGATTTAATGCTATTGATTCATCGTTAAGCGGAAGAATGAGATTACTGGAAGACGGTGGTGGCATTCTGGATAAAGGCCTGGTAGAAATAGCAAACTATTGCGGCATTTCTAATAAGCTGATAGATCCAAGTATTACTCCAATGGGAAGTGGAGCAGGTATAGCCTTGAGAATGTCGCTTACAGCAAAGGCCAGATGGGGACATCCTGTAGGATCCGGCATCCATAATGCACCATCTTCCTGGAGCTGGCTTCAGAACAAAAGAAAGGAAGATCCCCTGAAATATAAGATATGCGATATTGGATCTATAGGTATGCAGATAGTTTCAGCAGGTGATTTTATACTTTATGGACCTATGGAAAATGCACCCTATGTATTCCCACTGGTTGCAATGGGAGATATTATGGTATGTGAAGCTATTGAAGATATGGGTATAGAACACTCTGATAATCATCCGATCAATAGGCTGGTATGA
- the mtxX gene encoding methanogenesis marker protein Mmp4/MtxX has translation MNSGNNDILNIIENRALKNRARVAIGIREPTEKLISSVNAAHNGRYAHVVLVGDRSKIREFDTELDIIDTQNPEKMLASLLVSRKVDAAVRGTAHASGALANLKQSLKMESIQRLALLITASGNCFFLAPVGIDETGSIADRINFILNGARHISRFGIEPSVGILSGGRLGDLGRDSRVDRTLADADFITNRLHEKGINAKHYTILIEDAIKEANFIFAPDGISGNLIFRTLVFLGGGDGIGAPVLMDDYVFVDTSRVGGHYTKAIMLASALADISDTSEIDF, from the coding sequence ATGAACTCAGGAAATAATGATATCTTAAATATTATTGAGAACCGTGCACTTAAAAACAGAGCGAGGGTTGCAATAGGAATCAGGGAGCCTACTGAAAAGCTAATATCCAGTGTTAACGCTGCGCATAATGGCAGATATGCACATGTGGTACTGGTAGGTGACAGGAGCAAAATCAGGGAATTTGATACTGAGCTGGATATAATCGACACTCAGAACCCTGAAAAAATGCTGGCCAGCCTTCTTGTATCTAGAAAAGTTGATGCAGCAGTCAGGGGAACTGCACATGCCTCAGGAGCGCTTGCAAATCTCAAGCAATCACTGAAAATGGAATCCATACAGAGACTCGCACTTCTAATAACTGCATCTGGAAACTGTTTTTTTCTGGCACCTGTGGGAATCGATGAGACAGGAAGTATTGCTGATCGAATAAACTTTATTCTTAATGGTGCCAGGCACATAAGTCGTTTTGGAATTGAGCCTTCTGTAGGTATCCTTTCAGGTGGAAGATTGGGTGATCTAGGAAGAGACAGCAGAGTAGATCGAACCCTTGCAGATGCTGATTTCATAACAAACAGGCTTCATGAGAAAGGAATTAACGCAAAGCATTATACCATTCTGATCGAAGACGCAATTAAAGAAGCAAATTTTATTTTTGCACCTGATGGAATATCAGGTAATCTCATATTCCGAACCCTGGTTTTTCTTGGGGGAGGGGACGGAATCGGTGCACCTGTTCTAATGGATGACTATGTCTTTGTAGACACTTCCAGAGTTGGAGGACATTACACCAAAGCAATAATGCTGGCAAGTGCACTGGCAGATATTTCAGATACATCTGAGATCGATTTTTAA